From a region of the Mycobacteroides saopaulense genome:
- the sfnG gene encoding dimethylsulfone monooxygenase SfnG codes for MTTERIADHVKFAYWVPNVSGGLVTSTIEQRTDWGYDYNVTLARTAENNGFEYALTQVRYEASYGAEYQHESTSFSLALLLATERLKVIAAVHPGFWQPGVLAKLGATADQLSGGRFAVNVVSGWFKDEFTHLGEPWLEHDERYRRSAEFLQVLRELWTNDSVDFRGDFYRIHDFTLKPKPIHTPELFQGGNSTAARRNGGLYSDWYFSNGKDFAGITDQIVEVRDHARTVGREVSIGLNGFIIARDTEAEARDVLREIVAKANRPAVEGFRNAVQQAGSATGDKKGMWADSSFEDLVQYNDGFRTQLIGTPEQIAERIVAYRRRGVDLILGGFLHFQEEIEYFGAKVLPLVREIEAADSQETLSEYRVPVLS; via the coding sequence ATGACGACCGAACGGATCGCCGACCACGTCAAATTCGCCTACTGGGTGCCCAACGTCAGTGGTGGGCTGGTTACCAGCACCATCGAGCAGCGCACGGACTGGGGTTATGACTACAACGTGACCCTGGCGCGTACAGCCGAGAACAACGGCTTCGAGTACGCGCTCACCCAGGTGCGTTACGAGGCCAGCTACGGCGCCGAGTACCAGCACGAATCCACCAGTTTCTCCCTGGCATTGCTACTGGCAACCGAGCGGCTCAAGGTGATCGCCGCTGTGCACCCCGGCTTCTGGCAGCCGGGCGTGCTCGCCAAATTGGGCGCCACGGCCGACCAGCTCTCGGGTGGCCGTTTCGCCGTCAACGTGGTTTCCGGGTGGTTCAAGGACGAGTTCACCCATCTGGGCGAACCCTGGTTGGAACACGACGAGCGGTACCGGCGAAGCGCCGAATTCCTGCAGGTGTTGCGCGAACTGTGGACGAACGACAGTGTTGATTTCAGGGGCGACTTCTATCGGATCCACGATTTCACGTTGAAACCGAAGCCGATTCACACCCCGGAGCTATTTCAAGGAGGCAACTCGACGGCCGCGCGGCGCAACGGCGGCCTGTACTCCGATTGGTACTTCTCCAACGGCAAGGACTTTGCCGGCATCACCGACCAGATCGTGGAGGTTCGGGACCACGCCCGCACCGTAGGGCGTGAAGTCAGCATCGGGCTCAACGGTTTCATCATCGCCAGGGACACCGAGGCCGAGGCGCGCGACGTGCTCAGGGAAATCGTGGCGAAGGCCAACCGCCCCGCCGTCGAGGGCTTCCGCAACGCGGTGCAGCAGGCAGGTTCGGCCACCGGGGACAAGAAGGGGATGTGGGCGGATTCCTCGTTCGAGGACCTCGTGCAGTACAACGACGGATTCCGCACCCAGCTCATCGGTACCCCTGAGCAGATCGCCGAGCGGATAGTCGCCTATCGCCGCCGGGGCGTGGACCTGATTCTGGGTGGCTTCCTGCATTTCCAGGAGGAGATCGAATACTTCGGGGCAAAGGTGCTGCCGCTGGTCCGCGAGATCGAGGCGGCCGACTCTCAGGAAACCCTCAGCGAATACCGGGTACCGGTTTTGAGCTAA
- a CDS encoding DUF5336 domain-containing protein, with the protein MTYSTGGPGYQPAQPSNPYGTPSFVAEPNTGALGVYLPGGVLVLSLIGFIAGFGPFYTGKASSGTSGSFGGFDLLALSPVFGFAQFALLIAGLTAGVSLLSGKDDKQAPVAILSIVGFLFVLGGLFGNPFASAFGEVGIGWGLITLAVVSGLQAAAAVYALLSEVGVVKAKTASPATNPFGSQYQPQQSQYYTPAQQQPQQQLPKQGQAYGQAQGYGQQQGYGQQGAQGYGQGAAQAPGYGQPQQPAPAAPPSYGGYGQQQPQSAPPTPPQGFSSSGFTPPSSQSAQQGASSQPTQQYPTFGGASGQAAGGEQPGGAATGGGSASASGDDLFGTSRPSN; encoded by the coding sequence ATGACGTATTCGACCGGTGGGCCCGGATACCAGCCCGCGCAGCCGTCCAACCCGTACGGCACCCCTTCTTTTGTGGCCGAGCCCAACACGGGCGCGCTGGGGGTTTACTTGCCCGGTGGTGTCCTGGTGCTGAGCCTGATCGGCTTCATCGCCGGCTTCGGGCCGTTCTACACCGGCAAGGCCAGCTCCGGAACATCGGGAAGCTTTGGTGGGTTCGACCTTTTGGCGCTGTCTCCGGTTTTCGGTTTCGCGCAGTTCGCCCTGCTGATCGCCGGTCTGACCGCGGGCGTCTCGCTGCTGTCCGGCAAGGACGACAAGCAGGCTCCCGTTGCGATCCTGTCGATCGTCGGATTCCTCTTCGTGCTGGGTGGGCTGTTCGGCAACCCGTTCGCATCCGCCTTCGGTGAGGTCGGTATCGGCTGGGGCCTGATCACGCTCGCCGTGGTGTCCGGTCTGCAGGCCGCGGCCGCCGTCTACGCACTGCTCAGCGAGGTGGGCGTCGTCAAGGCCAAGACCGCCTCGCCGGCAACCAACCCGTTCGGCAGCCAGTACCAGCCGCAGCAGAGCCAGTACTACACCCCGGCGCAGCAGCAGCCGCAGCAGCAGCTGCCCAAGCAGGGCCAGGCTTATGGCCAGGCGCAGGGTTACGGCCAGCAGCAGGGTTACGGCCAGCAGGGTGCCCAGGGCTATGGCCAGGGTGCCGCGCAGGCCCCGGGTTACGGCCAGCCGCAGCAGCCCGCTCCCGCCGCGCCGCCGTCGTACGGTGGCTACGGCCAGCAGCAGCCGCAGTCGGCGCCCCCGACGCCGCCGCAGGGTTTCAGCAGCTCCGGCTTCACGCCTCCGTCGTCGCAGTCGGCTCAGCAGGGTGCTTCGTCGCAGCCGACTCAGCAGTACCCGACTTTCGGTGGAGCCAGCGGCCAGGCGGCCGGTGGCGAGCAGCCGGGCGGCGCCGCCACCGGTGGTGGTTCCGCCTCCGCCAGCGGTGACGATCTGTTCGGCACCTCTCGTCCCTCCAACTAA
- a CDS encoding cell division protein PerM, with the protein MNQPSRANPAQARALLTVAFGPSAVALVIIAAIVLVQLVIANSDMTGTFGAVASMWLGTHLVPISIGGRVIEVLPLLPTAAMVWGVARTVASTIAPTASWYVIRWVIASALAGPLLMTAISLAIIHDASTVLTQLQSPNALRAFGSVLAVHAVGAIVGVVMRVGRRIAAVLELPSWPVDAARGAVAGVLALFGLSAAVTAGSLVVHWSTMDQLYSVTNDFVGQLSLTLLAILYAPNVILGSCALAVGSSAHVGTATFSAFAVFGGQLPAVPILAAVPTPPLGPAWVALMIIGAASGVAVGQQCARRPAPWPTAVHKVVAAALLAATFLAIVGKLAGGQLGNFGRLGIDQGTFGPGVFFWFLVIGLLTVFMLGGATRLPARARPEPEPQPEPQSATEPEPEVVAEPEWEPEVDPEPSPEPDSGIEPETEPGVDPESDPSDPPEPAK; encoded by the coding sequence GTGAATCAACCCTCGCGCGCCAATCCCGCACAGGCTCGCGCACTGCTGACGGTTGCCTTTGGCCCGTCAGCAGTTGCGTTGGTCATCATTGCGGCAATCGTCTTGGTGCAGTTGGTGATAGCCAACAGCGACATGACCGGGACGTTCGGTGCGGTGGCCAGCATGTGGCTGGGCACGCATCTGGTCCCCATCTCCATCGGCGGCCGAGTCATCGAGGTGCTGCCACTGCTGCCGACGGCGGCCATGGTGTGGGGTGTGGCGCGAACCGTCGCTTCGACGATCGCGCCGACCGCATCCTGGTACGTGATCCGGTGGGTCATCGCCTCGGCCCTCGCCGGGCCCTTGCTGATGACCGCGATATCGCTGGCGATCATCCACGATGCCTCGACGGTGCTGACGCAGCTGCAATCACCGAACGCCTTGCGTGCCTTCGGTTCGGTACTCGCCGTGCACGCGGTCGGTGCGATTGTCGGCGTCGTGATGCGCGTCGGCCGACGGATTGCGGCCGTCTTGGAACTGCCGTCCTGGCCGGTGGACGCCGCCCGCGGCGCCGTTGCGGGAGTGCTCGCGTTGTTCGGGCTGTCCGCAGCCGTCACGGCCGGGTCGCTGGTGGTCCACTGGTCGACGATGGATCAGCTGTACTCGGTGACCAACGATTTCGTCGGCCAACTGAGCCTGACGCTGCTGGCGATCCTTTACGCCCCCAACGTGATTCTCGGGTCGTGTGCGTTGGCGGTCGGATCCAGCGCGCATGTGGGGACCGCGACCTTCAGCGCGTTCGCGGTGTTCGGTGGCCAGCTGCCCGCGGTGCCGATCCTGGCGGCGGTCCCCACCCCGCCGCTCGGACCCGCATGGGTGGCGTTGATGATCATCGGCGCCGCGTCGGGAGTGGCCGTTGGTCAACAGTGCGCGCGCCGCCCCGCGCCGTGGCCCACCGCCGTCCACAAGGTGGTGGCGGCGGCGTTGCTCGCGGCTACGTTCCTGGCGATCGTCGGAAAGCTCGCCGGCGGTCAGCTGGGTAACTTCGGACGCCTGGGGATCGACCAGGGCACCTTTGGCCCCGGCGTGTTCTTTTGGTTCCTGGTCATCGGGCTGTTGACCGTGTTCATGCTGGGTGGAGCCACTCGGCTGCCGGCGAGGGCACGACCCGAACCCGAGCCACAGCCGGAGCCTCAGTCAGCGACGGAACCAGAACCCGAGGTGGTGGCCGAACCCGAGTGGGAGCCGGAGGTTGATCCCGAGCCGAGCCCAGAGCCGGATTCCGGGATCGAACCGGAAACGGAGCCCGGGGTTGATCCCGAGAGCGACCCCAGCGACCCTCCGGAACCTGCCAAGTGA
- the purN gene encoding phosphoribosylglycinamide formyltransferase translates to MTRPATLSGVSVPDPLRASGSSTPPQSVDIAPSAPARVVVLASGTGTLLRSLLDATAGEFPARIVAVGTDRQCAALDIAAEAQLPSYTVRLGDYDSREQWDAAIAEATAAHRPDLVVSAGFMKILGPQFLSQYLGRVINTHPALLPSFPGAHAVPEALAHGVKVTGCTVHLVDAGMDTGPILAQQPVAVNGDDDEASLHERIKVVERALLVDVLAAVATRGLTWNGRRASIK, encoded by the coding sequence GTGACCCGTCCGGCTACGCTCAGCGGCGTGTCGGTACCAGATCCTCTGCGCGCAAGCGGCTCATCGACGCCCCCTCAGTCGGTCGATATCGCCCCCTCGGCTCCCGCGCGGGTCGTCGTCCTTGCTTCCGGCACCGGTACCCTGCTGCGCTCCCTGCTCGACGCGACCGCAGGCGAGTTCCCCGCCCGGATCGTCGCCGTGGGTACCGACCGGCAATGCGCCGCCCTGGACATCGCGGCCGAGGCACAGCTCCCGAGCTACACGGTGCGCCTCGGCGATTACGACTCCCGCGAACAATGGGACGCCGCGATCGCCGAAGCCACCGCGGCGCACCGGCCCGACCTCGTCGTCTCCGCCGGATTCATGAAGATTCTTGGACCGCAGTTTCTTTCGCAGTACCTGGGCCGAGTGATCAACACCCACCCGGCGCTATTACCGTCCTTTCCCGGCGCACACGCCGTGCCCGAAGCCCTGGCCCATGGGGTCAAGGTGACCGGTTGCACCGTGCATCTGGTCGACGCCGGGATGGACACCGGGCCGATCCTTGCCCAGCAGCCCGTCGCGGTGAACGGGGACGACGACGAGGCGAGCCTGCATGAGCGCATCAAGGTCGTGGAACGGGCGCTGCTGGTAGACGTGCTGGCCGCAGTGGCCACCAGAGGTTTGACATGGAACGGAAGAAGGGCCTCCATCAAGTGA
- the purH gene encoding bifunctional phosphoribosylaminoimidazolecarboxamide formyltransferase/IMP cyclohydrolase → MERKKGLHQVSTQRPVRRALISVYDKTGLEELAGGLHAAGVELVSTGSTAKTIAATSIPVTPVEEVTGFPEVLDGRVKTLHPHVHAGVLADTRREEHLTQLEELGVKGFELVVVNLYPFAATVASGASEDECVEQIDIGGPSMVRAAAKNHPSVAVVVDPASYGEVLAAVNAGGFTLEARKILAAKAFRHTAEYDVAVAGWLSGVAEPEDATLPSWIGGTWNRSAVLRYGENPHQQAALYVGAAGHGLAQAEQLHGKEMSYNNYTDADAAWRAAWDQDKACAAIIKHANPCGIAVSDISIADAHLKAHECDPLSAFGGVIAVNREVSVEMAERVADIFTEVIVAPGYADGAVEVLSRKKNVRLLRAAQHQSGSTEWRQITGGLLVQERDALDAEGDDPANWTLVAGTAADADTLADLAFAWKAGRAVKSNAIVIASGGATIGVGMGQVNRVDAARLAVSRGGDRVAGAVASSDAFFPFPDGLEVLTQAGVRAIVHPGGSMRDELVTDAAKAAGITLYTTGARHFAH, encoded by the coding sequence ATGGAACGGAAGAAGGGCCTCCATCAAGTGAGTACGCAGCGACCCGTACGGCGGGCATTGATCAGCGTCTACGACAAGACCGGATTGGAAGAGCTCGCCGGTGGGCTGCACGCGGCCGGCGTGGAACTGGTATCCACCGGCTCCACCGCAAAAACGATTGCCGCCACGTCGATTCCGGTGACCCCCGTGGAAGAGGTCACCGGGTTCCCGGAAGTTCTGGACGGTCGGGTCAAGACCCTGCACCCACACGTGCACGCCGGTGTCTTGGCCGACACCCGGCGCGAGGAGCACCTGACGCAGCTCGAAGAGCTGGGCGTCAAGGGTTTCGAGCTGGTGGTGGTCAACCTGTACCCGTTCGCCGCCACGGTGGCCTCGGGTGCCTCCGAGGACGAGTGCGTCGAACAGATCGACATCGGCGGTCCCTCGATGGTGCGTGCCGCCGCCAAGAACCACCCGAGTGTCGCGGTTGTCGTGGACCCCGCCTCATACGGTGAGGTGCTGGCCGCCGTCAACGCCGGTGGATTCACCCTGGAGGCACGGAAGATTCTGGCGGCCAAGGCATTCCGCCATACCGCCGAGTACGATGTGGCTGTCGCGGGCTGGTTGTCCGGCGTCGCGGAACCCGAGGACGCGACGCTGCCCTCGTGGATCGGTGGGACGTGGAACCGCTCGGCGGTGCTGCGCTACGGCGAGAACCCGCATCAGCAGGCGGCCCTGTACGTCGGCGCCGCGGGGCACGGCCTGGCGCAGGCCGAGCAGCTGCACGGAAAAGAGATGTCGTACAACAACTACACGGATGCCGATGCCGCGTGGCGCGCCGCGTGGGATCAGGACAAGGCATGCGCGGCCATCATCAAGCACGCCAACCCGTGCGGAATCGCGGTGTCGGACATCTCCATTGCCGACGCCCATCTCAAGGCTCACGAGTGTGATCCGTTGAGCGCCTTTGGCGGTGTGATCGCCGTCAACCGTGAGGTGAGTGTGGAGATGGCCGAGCGCGTCGCCGACATCTTCACCGAGGTGATCGTCGCCCCGGGTTACGCCGACGGTGCGGTAGAGGTGCTGAGCCGCAAGAAGAACGTGCGCCTCCTGCGCGCCGCCCAGCACCAGTCGGGCAGCACCGAGTGGCGCCAGATCACCGGTGGCCTGCTGGTGCAGGAGCGTGACGCGCTCGATGCCGAGGGTGACGATCCGGCGAACTGGACGCTGGTGGCCGGTACCGCTGCCGATGCGGACACCTTGGCAGACTTGGCGTTCGCGTGGAAGGCCGGCCGTGCCGTCAAGTCCAACGCCATCGTCATCGCCTCCGGCGGTGCCACCATCGGCGTCGGGATGGGCCAGGTGAACCGGGTCGATGCGGCACGGCTCGCGGTGTCTCGTGGTGGGGATCGGGTCGCCGGAGCGGTGGCGTCCTCCGACGCCTTCTTCCCGTTCCCCGATGGCCTGGAGGTGCTGACGCAGGCCGGAGTGCGCGCGATCGTGCACCCGGGTGGGTCGATGCGTGACGAGTTGGTGACCGACGCCGCCAAGGCAGCGGGAATCACGTTGTACACCACCGGGGCACGCCACTTCGCGCATTAG
- a CDS encoding ABC transporter ATP-binding protein/permease, which translates to MVQPSLDWPGEPLRSLVWTLQAWAITLVVFLAVAFVIARCTQWGQQFWRVNAPFFWGRDTWRTWVLLAFIMWHTVYMARVAVIFTYQYKDLMNALQVASEALVTHDSPLLADARQAFFTSFAISGILVVLTVTYTVVDLFLRRVFAIRWRVWLNTRLVDDWMSKDAFYRNRFLETPVENPDQRIQNDVETHTTKSVDLTLGAVNKTLLIVMFTGVLWQLSGPLQLWGYVIPRAMVFIAFIFSIAVTVIAFWIGRPLVRLNFLNERFGASFRYALVRLRDSAERVAFYRGGERERRLLHSRFNEIIANMWRIVFAQLRLNGWNRGVGDVTTGMIPYAVQAPRFFAGQIKVGDLLQTVAAFGNVCGAMSFFRDAYDEFTVYRAALLRIDQMLDSDHRARELPRIALTDADDTLTLTDVGVRNLQGQDMITDLNLALAPGGSVVVKGPSGCGKTTLLRSLAQLWPQTSGLVARPDGWATLFLPQLPYLPLGNLRETVVYPLPVEEVADDELKQTLRDVALGHLTERLDDEADWAAVLSLGEQQRVSFARVLLVRPRVVFLDESSSALDEGLEDAMYALIRERLPACAVVSVGHRSTIDRHHQSRLVLTGTGAWELSATGA; encoded by the coding sequence ATGGTTCAGCCCAGTTTGGATTGGCCGGGCGAGCCACTGCGCTCGCTGGTGTGGACGCTGCAGGCCTGGGCCATCACCCTGGTGGTGTTTCTGGCGGTGGCCTTCGTCATTGCTCGTTGCACCCAATGGGGACAACAATTCTGGCGGGTGAACGCACCCTTTTTCTGGGGGCGTGACACCTGGCGCACCTGGGTGCTGCTTGCCTTCATCATGTGGCACACGGTGTACATGGCCCGGGTGGCGGTGATCTTCACCTATCAGTACAAGGACCTGATGAATGCGCTGCAGGTCGCCTCGGAGGCCCTTGTCACGCATGACTCACCGCTGCTGGCCGACGCGCGGCAGGCGTTCTTCACGTCATTCGCGATCAGCGGCATCCTGGTAGTGCTCACGGTGACGTACACGGTGGTGGATCTGTTCTTGCGCAGGGTGTTCGCCATCCGCTGGCGGGTGTGGCTGAACACCCGCCTTGTCGACGACTGGATGAGCAAGGACGCCTTCTACCGCAACCGGTTTCTGGAGACGCCGGTGGAGAACCCCGACCAGCGCATCCAGAACGACGTCGAGACCCACACCACCAAGTCGGTGGATCTGACCCTCGGCGCGGTGAACAAGACGCTGCTGATCGTCATGTTCACCGGGGTGCTGTGGCAGCTCTCGGGTCCGTTGCAGCTGTGGGGTTACGTTATTCCCCGGGCCATGGTGTTCATCGCCTTCATCTTCTCGATCGCGGTGACCGTCATCGCGTTTTGGATCGGGCGTCCGCTGGTGCGGTTGAACTTCTTGAACGAACGGTTCGGCGCCAGTTTCCGCTATGCGCTGGTGCGGCTGCGCGACAGCGCGGAACGGGTCGCTTTCTATCGTGGTGGCGAGCGTGAACGCAGGTTGTTGCATTCGCGATTCAACGAAATCATCGCCAACATGTGGCGCATCGTGTTCGCGCAACTGCGCCTCAACGGATGGAACCGGGGCGTGGGCGATGTGACCACCGGGATGATTCCCTATGCGGTGCAGGCGCCTCGATTCTTCGCCGGTCAGATCAAGGTCGGTGATCTACTGCAGACTGTGGCGGCATTCGGAAATGTCTGTGGCGCAATGTCCTTCTTCCGGGACGCCTACGACGAGTTCACCGTCTATCGTGCGGCGCTGCTGCGTATCGATCAGATGCTGGACAGCGATCATCGAGCACGCGAGTTGCCGCGTATCGCCTTGACCGATGCGGACGACACCCTGACCCTCACCGACGTGGGGGTGCGAAACCTGCAGGGACAGGACATGATCACCGACCTCAACCTGGCACTGGCCCCGGGTGGCAGCGTCGTGGTGAAGGGGCCCTCGGGATGTGGGAAGACCACCCTGCTGCGCAGCCTGGCTCAGCTGTGGCCGCAGACTTCCGGATTGGTGGCACGCCCCGACGGATGGGCGACCTTGTTCCTGCCGCAACTGCCCTATCTTCCGCTGGGCAACCTGCGTGAAACGGTTGTGTATCCGCTTCCGGTCGAGGAAGTTGCGGACGACGAGCTGAAGCAAACACTGCGCGACGTCGCGCTGGGTCACCTGACCGAACGACTTGACGACGAGGCGGACTGGGCGGCCGTGCTCTCACTGGGGGAGCAGCAGCGGGTCTCCTTCGCGCGGGTGCTGCTGGTGCGACCCCGCGTGGTGTTCCTCGACGAATCTTCTTCGGCGCTGGACGAGGGACTGGAGGATGCGATGTATGCGTTGATCCGCGAGCGCCTACCCGCCTGCGCGGTGGTCAGTGTGGGGCACAGGTCGACGATTGACCGTCATCATCAGTCGCGGTTGGTGCTGACCGGGACCGGGGCATGGGAACTGTCCGCGACCGGAGCGTAG
- a CDS encoding LppU/SCO3897 family protein has translation MGVILAIALAAGRFVLREHRAEERSRHSAEKELDSFAVGDCVTMSQGKSGTDLTKTGCEVDPSYTVGLHIDASAECSDGKYTQYSITIKDAAVGKLCLAKNLVVGHCYQQGGPGGSTQLVDCAKAGENAYRVVQRFELDDEKRCPEDTTPSRYSAPPRTYCLALPTG, from the coding sequence ATGGGCGTCATCCTGGCGATTGCACTCGCAGCGGGCCGATTTGTCTTGCGTGAGCACAGGGCCGAGGAACGTAGCCGCCATTCGGCGGAGAAGGAGCTGGACAGCTTCGCGGTCGGTGACTGCGTGACGATGAGCCAGGGCAAGAGCGGCACCGACCTGACCAAGACTGGCTGCGAGGTGGACCCGAGCTACACGGTCGGCCTGCATATCGACGCGAGCGCCGAATGCTCCGACGGGAAGTACACCCAGTACAGCATCACCATCAAGGATGCGGCGGTGGGGAAGCTCTGCCTGGCGAAGAATCTTGTTGTGGGGCACTGCTATCAACAGGGCGGGCCCGGCGGCAGCACCCAATTGGTCGACTGCGCGAAGGCCGGAGAGAACGCATATCGGGTGGTGCAGCGGTTCGAACTGGATGACGAGAAGCGTTGTCCAGAGGATACGACGCCCTCGCGCTACTCGGCTCCACCGCGGACCTACTGCCTGGCCCTACCGACCGGATAA
- a CDS encoding cupin domain-containing protein: protein MFIEDPRWQEFVTDQAPRYEETVLLPGLVSEPAAITARIAAAVASAAAAGGKGLRLRGFRGSEFDFRLTEKLSRTAPGDGQPLTEWLAGGADGRPACVAINDVSSWDLGLAALAQSVVRSLAPGRDLVSGADIYTFIADVEWTPFGIHKDDEPSLIFHLGPGTKELWVWPSDGIDHHRLFENPSLGKVSFDFDRLLPGASRYTLRPGDFVCIPRGRYHLFRNAGPSMFLGVTLFPSDIRKSFSDLMVGHFGARLEEAGEPCSFADVSRTVMDALRDPEALTGLATTMELAAAKQRTAGYLRAPKVAALRTGAPPADAVFGWAYPGVVECVAGAQRTHLVARGRDIAFGGALDLDELLALAGEFTADELDGVLAAKLDDDRRRQVANALWRFGALDLVSALPATRAACAASA from the coding sequence GTGTTCATCGAGGACCCTCGCTGGCAAGAATTCGTCACCGATCAGGCTCCTCGCTATGAGGAGACGGTCTTACTGCCCGGCCTGGTATCCGAGCCTGCCGCGATCACCGCACGGATCGCGGCAGCGGTGGCCTCAGCGGCAGCCGCCGGAGGAAAGGGATTGCGGCTGCGTGGGTTCCGGGGTAGCGAGTTCGACTTCAGGCTCACCGAGAAACTGTCGCGTACTGCGCCCGGGGACGGACAGCCGCTGACCGAGTGGCTCGCCGGCGGTGCCGACGGTCGTCCGGCGTGCGTCGCCATCAACGACGTCTCCTCATGGGATCTGGGGCTCGCCGCACTCGCGCAGTCGGTGGTGCGCAGCCTCGCCCCGGGTCGAGACCTGGTGTCCGGTGCGGACATCTACACATTCATCGCCGATGTGGAATGGACGCCCTTCGGCATACACAAGGACGACGAACCGTCCCTCATCTTCCATCTGGGGCCCGGTACCAAGGAACTTTGGGTGTGGCCCTCCGACGGCATCGATCACCATCGGCTCTTCGAGAATCCGTCGTTGGGCAAGGTCTCGTTCGACTTCGATCGGCTGCTCCCCGGGGCGAGCCGCTACACCCTGCGGCCCGGGGACTTCGTGTGCATTCCCAGGGGGCGCTATCACCTGTTTCGCAACGCGGGTCCGTCGATGTTCCTGGGAGTCACGCTCTTTCCGTCCGACATCCGGAAATCCTTCTCGGACTTGATGGTCGGCCACTTTGGCGCGCGGCTTGAGGAAGCGGGCGAGCCATGCAGCTTCGCTGATGTCAGCCGGACGGTCATGGACGCGCTCCGCGATCCCGAGGCCCTCACCGGATTGGCCACGACCATGGAATTGGCCGCGGCCAAGCAGCGCACCGCGGGATACCTGCGCGCGCCGAAGGTGGCCGCGTTGCGAACCGGAGCTCCTCCTGCGGATGCGGTATTCGGCTGGGCGTACCCCGGAGTGGTGGAATGTGTCGCGGGCGCGCAGAGAACTCACCTTGTGGCTCGCGGACGGGATATCGCGTTTGGCGGCGCCTTGGATCTTGACGAACTTCTAGCGCTCGCCGGTGAGTTCACGGCCGATGAACTTGACGGCGTCCTTGCGGCGAAACTGGATGACGACCGACGCCGTCAGGTGGCGAACGCGCTGTGGCGGTTCGGCGCGCTGGATCTCGTTAGCGCTCTTCCAGCGACTCGCGCCGCTTGCGCCGCTTCCGCTTGA
- a CDS encoding DUF1707 SHOCT-like domain-containing protein, giving the protein MSNLPERVTASMRAADADRMRVAQLLSDAAAQGRLELSEFEERLKKVYSANTYGELDQLSADLPAVATSQVRGQDSKPAPSTVLMAIMSGFERRGRWNVPGKLTSFALWGGGVLDLRYADFTSNEVEIRSFSIMGGQTILLPPEVNVDVKGVAVMGGFDHSASGNGVQGAPHVTVKGFSLWGGVNVKRKRRKRRESLEER; this is encoded by the coding sequence ATGAGCAACCTCCCTGAGCGGGTTACCGCATCGATGCGGGCCGCAGACGCCGATCGCATGCGCGTCGCGCAGCTGTTATCCGATGCCGCCGCGCAGGGTCGGCTGGAGCTCTCTGAATTCGAGGAACGCCTCAAGAAGGTGTACTCGGCAAACACTTATGGTGAGCTTGATCAGCTCAGTGCGGATCTGCCGGCGGTCGCCACGTCCCAGGTTCGAGGTCAAGACAGCAAGCCAGCACCGTCGACGGTGCTCATGGCGATCATGAGTGGTTTCGAGCGGCGTGGACGCTGGAACGTACCCGGCAAGCTCACTTCATTCGCGCTGTGGGGCGGCGGCGTGTTGGATCTGCGCTACGCCGACTTCACCTCGAATGAGGTTGAGATCCGCTCCTTCTCCATCATGGGCGGACAGACGATCTTGTTGCCGCCGGAGGTCAACGTGGACGTCAAGGGCGTCGCGGTGATGGGTGGCTTCGATCACTCGGCGAGCGGCAATGGCGTGCAGGGCGCTCCGCACGTGACGGTGAAAGGGTTCTCGCTGTGGGGTGGCGTGAACGTCAAGCGGAAGCGGCGCAAGCGGCGCGAGTCGCTGGAAGAGCGCTAA